The Pelodiscus sinensis isolate JC-2024 chromosome 4, ASM4963464v1, whole genome shotgun sequence genomic sequence ttacgaggaagaataccttttttttgaaagtgctctttcgaaaaaaggtgctatataatgcaaactgtgctttttcgaaagagagcatccagcttGCCTgtacttgtagtctagacactctttttcaaaagaggcttgcagtctagacatagcctgggagttagGCAAGCTGGGTTCTTTTCCTATCTCCATTGCTTCATCCCTAGGTGATGataagcaagtcacttaacttagggatacatctacacagtggggcTAAAGCCGAAAGAAGCTACACAACCTCAGCTACATCACttgcgtaccttaagtcgaaatagcttaatttggcttttgatgctgtctacacagcaggaagtcagaggtagagcattcttcctctgacttcccttactcctcataaaatgagggttacaggagtcagaataagaagtccttcagatcaccattattttgacattatgttgaaacaactgcttgtagtatagatgtggattatgttattttaaaataacgtccaaaataacatagtccacgtttacactacaagcagttatttcaacataatgtcaaaataatgagATACTACTATGATGAGGGTGGGAAAGGAACCTAGAGAACATGACATTAAAtgttatatttaatttaaaacatgCTCTTTTCCATTGGTAGGAAGGGACAGGAAGAAGGACAGAGACGAAAGGAATGGAACCTGCATTAAGAAGGTCAAGATTATTGTCAGGTGAGAGGCATGTTGTGTTCTCTCCGTGTGCTGTCCTAGTTCTGCACAGAAAGCTGGTCCAGCAAACCTCAACAGTGCTGCTTAGAAAGACCACAGACTTATTTCGGTGACAAAGGCACTGACTTATTTCAGTGACTCAGCTACGTTTATTGTTGATTATTGTTGATGACACATGGTATTAGTACCTCATGGTTTGTATGGGTACACTACACATATATGCTTGTGACAGTGGACTCAACTTAGTCATAGACACATGACAAATCTTATGATTCCTCTTTTATACAAACTTCCTGTgctatcttccatgatttttgtgTTTATGTTGTAACTTTATGTTGGGGTGTACATATGCTCGCCTTCTGGAATATATTCACATGAATACCCAGTACTTTGTATTTCTTAGGAGTGCCTGTATTTCAGCAACATTTGCTGTGCCAAGTCCATATGCTGGACAGTGAACTCGTAAAAAAGCAGCTGCTTACAGCTTGGCTTTTGCTGACTTTGGCTCAAGCTTTAGGCCAGGGTTGGCGAACCTTTTTAAGGCCCAAACTcaggctagtacattttgtgtgctccagcctgataggctccccaatgctggggagggttagctctgagcctcaggggaaGGATTTAGGcaagctgcatccagcccccccgGGCCTttgattccccactcctgctttaggcTTTTCACCAGGCCTCATGCTTCATCCTCTCTCTCTTTGCTGCCAATagtgtatgtgttgtacttaaatTCTCTCACACTTACTGCATTATTTTACAGCCCAGGTAGCTTTATTCCCAACACACTTTCTTCTAAAGTGCTAAGCCATTCCTTTCCTGCAAGACATTTCTGTGACTTTTAACATACAAACATTACAGATTTGGCTATCAAATGCTAGTTAGCTAGTACCTTTTGTTCTCCTTCAACATACTTTTTGTGTAACCAAAGCTGTTGATGTATAACAAATTTTATACCCATGGTCCATTTTTCCTGGAATCTCTTCCCAGAACTGTGCGATTTTTGCACAAAGTCAGTCACCCTGCATTTAAAATAGAAGCttgcaaaatatattttgttttaatacaAAAGAAAAAGGTTGGCTGTTGCCCAGCATGATTTTAAGGCAAGGCTTTGGGTTTTGAGCAGGTGCATCacaccatccacatgttttgttagtctataaaagtgctaccagaccatttattgttttttaagttgatcctgtacagactaatgcGGCTACCCCCTAACCCTTCATAGTCAAGCCATGATAATGATCTAGCATCGATTCGGTGGATTCATTCATTCTGCATCAGGCCTGCACCACTTTTGGTTAGGAACGCGATTTTTATAAAAACTAGTTGAACCGGTACCGCCCCCTAGCGTGGACACGGGGAATGCGATGCTGGTACAGCAGCATCCCTAGTAGGCGGCCCCGCTGCTTTTGCTATCCTACCCCAACACAGCCACAGGGGAGTTTTAAGGGtgacccagccagcccttagagAGCCTCAGTGCACGCGCAGCGGGCATGAGCAGAGCGCGCCCGGCTGGAGCAACACTGCCGCGTTGTTCCAAAAAGCCCCGGCctgacacagccctgcccccgggcccgcCTGGCTCTGAGCGGTCCCGCCTGGCAGCTGGCCTGGCGCCGAGCAGCCCAGCCCCGAGAGAGAAGCGCGCGCAGCATCCCAGCGCCTCGGCTTCTTTGTCTCCGCCAGTTCGCCTCCTCCCCTCGCTGCAGCCACCCCAAGGAGCCGCCAATCGGCAGGCGGGCGGAGCGCCGACCCCGAGGGGGTGTTGTCTCGCCGGCTGCCGCTGATTGgaggcttcccccttccccataaGGCCCGCTGCCCCCTCCTCGCGGCAGCATCAGAAATAGAAAGGGCGAGAGCGGAGCGGCAGGGCAGGCTGCGCTGCATCGTGCACGGGGATCGCCGCCCGCGGGAGGCCTCCGAGCTCGACAGATCCCGAGccccgcagccagcccctgcGCCGCCGCGGGACGCGCGAGGCAGCCGCCGGAGCAGCAGCGCCGGTGCCCCCGCGCAGCGAGGAGGAAGCGGCGGGAGCAGCACGCGCCGGGCCTACAGCCGGGGCCGCGGGGAGCGGGATGGCGCTGGATTTCCTAGCGGGATGCGTCGGCGGTAAGAGGAGCGCGGCCCCTGCGATCCGGTTACGTAAGGGGCTGGGGGGCGATGGACGCGACGCGCTGGCGGGCGCTTCCCCGCCCTGCGGGCTGCTGCTAGCGTGGCAGCTTGGGTCTGCCAGTGGCTTCGGCTCCTAGCGGGGGCCGGGCTGGACCCATTGTCTGCCCGCGGCTGGGgccgggtgcaggagcagggcgcGACTCAGGCCGCGGAGTCACATTGCTCCTCGCGGCAACGCTCGTGCTGCTCAGCCCAGAACccaggggaggagagcgggggggctgagcactgcaccctcccccagcGGCGGGCCTAGGAATCCTcccgctcctctgcccctgcccacgaCGTGCCGAGCCTCTGTACTGAACTGCCTCTTCCCCGTGCACGACCCACCCGGCATGGCTCTCACGCCCGCAGGCCCCTCTTGTGGCCGCTCCATCACGCTGGTAGGAAACGTGCCTCGTTGCGGCATAAGCCGCTTTCTTATAGGCACTTAGGCGGCCGGAAGGAGGGGCCCCTTGTCACATACTTATTTCGTTATCAAGCTTGGCTCTAGGAACCATTCAGGTATTAGCCCTGGCGAGATGGAAGGTTAGAATAGCTTAGGTCAGTAGTGGCACAGTGCTTTACGGTAGCATTACAAGTATACACTAGTCCTGCGTATTTAAATAACGTCTAATGGTAACGGGATGAGTAAGGATCATCACTAAAGAATTTTTGGcactaagtttttttttttttaatacagcatTATTCAAACACTTTCAGCAGAGGCTTCAGAATAGAAGGCAAGGAATCTTAGCCCTAGTTGAGTGTTGGGCATTTAATAGTGGATTTTAAAATAGCCAtctttctacaaaagaatttaaaaaaccaaTAGAGAGACCACTGAATGGGAAATAACTTGCAAACTCAATACTATCAAttttaagatccttattcaatcctactAGTTAAGGCAGTTTCGCCTCTCCCAAGTGTCACATCTCCACCCCAAATGCTGTCCATGACTCACTTCCACCcggacttaattagcttcattgcACAAGCTTcctttcatatacaggcagtccccgggttacgtacaagatagggactgtaggtttgttcttaagttgaatttatatgcaagtcggaactggtacatattgtacgggaaactctagccaaacatttctccagagctcagttttattctccctcacctccctcagtcctttattctcaagctgaggtgtctgctgagaaaagctgctccgcatctccctggtctgctgggtggggcgctagcttcgcgtctccctggtctgctagggggaaaagcagctagtgcggggttgcctcaccccgtttgtaagtagggatccgatgtaagtcggatctatgtaacccggggactgcctgtactcctcctGTAacttctactccaattcatctgagaaagtgggttttatccatgaaagcttatgccctaatcaatctattaatctttaaggtgccacaaaactCTCCCTGTTGTTCTTactccttggcttaaccatgctGTACTGAGGACTTCTTCATTCCTGTCAGGAATAAAGCAAATACTATCAGGGATACGATTTTGGGGTACTGCTTTCCATCACAGCTGGAAAGACTGATGTCAGTCTGTTTTTCAAGAAGTCTTATTTCTCAGTTTTGCTCCTGTCTAATAAAGCTAGTATGAGACAAACCAGTCAAAGAACTAAGTCTATGAAGAAGTGATACCTGCAGTACCACATTTGCCTACTGAGGATGAAGACTTGACAGCAAGAAGGGATCACTGGATAATATAGCCTGACCTCGAGTCACATAGCACAGATTTTCACCACCTCTTTAGTCCAGTGACTTATTTGACTAAGCATATTTTCTCGAAAAGCATCTAATGTTGATATGAAAACATCAAgagggagaatccaccacttccttcCCGATAAGTTTTTCTATGTGCCTGCCTGTACTATAATAAAGTATAGCTGATGTTAGTGTTACCCGCTCTTAGGAGTACTGTAGTGTGGATTGCTTTAAGAGTAAAAAAATACTACTGTTGTAATAGCTCCTACAATTGCCATTTGTCTTGTTGCAGGTGCTGCTGGAGTTCTAGTAGGACATCCATTTGACACTGTAAAGGTGGGTTGATTTTTTAACAGGTTTAACTTCTACACACACTAGGCAGAAAGAGTGCAAAAATATTTAcaaggaaaaaaattataaagAGTGGCATTGCAGAAGCTTAAGCCTCATGATCCAAAACGTGAAGTAGTCCTTCTAAAATAGTCTTCTAAACTTgaaggcccagatttttaaaagcaagtgAAAATAATTTGAATGCAAGATTGAAACCAGGGCAGGGTTTAAAGTGTCAAGAATTTTAGGTTCAGGCTTGCTTCTCTGCAACTGTTTATCACTAACATCTAAAACTGCCTCCACCCTCTTGTAACTTAATCCTGTTTTGTTATGAGCTggaatttttccttttaaaacaacTTCCCTGTTCATTCCAAAAGCATTAATACGCAAGTCATACCATTAGTGAACAAAAAGCAATTCACTGCATGAAGCAATAGTTTCACCATTTGACATGCTGTCTTGGGCTTTATTTTACCTTCCTAGCTAGAATTGAGCTTTTGTTTAGAGACATTGACTATCAGTAGTAGGTATTGTATACTGATGAATCCTAAATGTCTAAGTAGCTAGTGCCAGAAGGCATATTAGGCAAAAGCGTAGTGTTCTTAGAATTGACCATCTCTGGGAAGGTCTAGGAGCCTAAGGCTCCTAAGTGTTTGTCACTTCAAAATGGGGTCTAGTTACTTTGAGAGCTTTACTCTGAGTCCAGTTCACCTGTGAAGGCAGAATACAGTTAGAGCCCTGCACAATACAAAATTTGCatacacaaaaatgagctgcagctaTCCTCAGCCACAGATGTAGCTATGACGTAGAGATTTGCAAACTTTCAGGGTTCTAAATATAGTTTCACAATAGATGTGCCCAATAGGGAGGTTACTTTACATGACTAACAATTTAACCAGTAAGCAGATGCTTATCAGTGATTGGTGTCTGTTACACTTCGCCTCTCAAGCcttctccctgggagccaggggctggtGGCTCTGGTCCTGGGGagactttgctgcaggctctgcagtataagagCTAAATTGTATGCTACACTCACTGCAGGCTCTGTAAcagacattttcagtggttatatGATTACCCTATTACATGATATTGAAAATCACTGGTGCCCAATACTAAAACTTTAAACTTTCTTCCAGAGAGCATGCTATCTAATATTTAAGTTCAGATGAAGCTAGCTATCTAAATGCAATAAATAAGGGAAATAACCTTCAGCTATTAATGGTGTGCATCACTGTTTTTTAGCCACATGCTTTTTATTACAGAGATGACTTGCTAACTGGGCATTAAGTTCCTATCAGTCCAATGCAAGCTATTTTAATATTAAACTTAAGCACTTAAGGATATCTTTGCTGTTCAGCTGAATGTCACTAAACATTCTCATTTATTGTATTACTTGGATTTGTGACTTTAAAGCTGATGCAGAGGAAAAATACCAGGGCCTCACACCTGCAAAGATTTAAATCACATTTATGGCGTAGTTCTAGTTTCGTTGGCTAAAGTGAAACTGCTAACATACTTGCTTAATTTCAGGTTTTGGGAGCTGTATTAAGTCAGTGGAATTACTGATAGGATACAAAATAACCATATGCTCAAGTTTGAAGGTTTGATAGTCTAGTGTCGAACATACTAGCAgttaaattttttaaattaaaatttatttAATGCTCAGTGAATGGGATTGGCCATAGACTTAAGTATCATGACAATTAATTGGAATACTGTCCATTTCCATAATTGTTTTAATAGTTGTTGGTTTATTAAATCCAGGGTAACACTCATTTTCATACAAATGAAGAAAATAGGTTTTTACTTTTTCATACTTGAGAAATAAAATACTAACCTGTATTAGTATAATCACCATTGAAGTGCAGGAGGAAAAAAATACGAAGAATCTGTAACCAGTCTTATAGCTGCATCAGAGCTAGAATTCTGCTTTCTCCTCAACATGTAAAACTTTGGTAGTGCTCATGCTTCATAAGGGCCAAaacatggggagagggagggtgggatTGTGGGGATGGTGGAAACATAGGAAAGAATACATTTCTAAAATCATGCTAAAACAAATCGAACAGTGTAATCTCAGAAATGGCAAACTTCCTTTCCCTGGTTTGTTGATGTAATGTATAAAATTGCTTTGTTGCTTTTAACTGCCTTTACTTTCTGAGCTAGGGGCTGTCTTCATTAACAGCAAAAGTGTTACTTTGTTGTAGATGACAGATAAGCCTCATCACTGGAGAGTTACCTAGTAAGTATAGACCAGGTGAACACTTCTGTTTCTCTCGGTCTTAATTTATTCCAAAATGTATGATTGGTTCCAACAGACAATCTTAcatagtctcccccccccccttaagttTTAAACTGATGGGTCCACTACTAGTTATCTGAATTGGAGGGAGCGGGGTATGAGCATCCTTTAACGGGAACATTAAGTCTAGGCTTCTTCTGAAACTCATTTTCTGGCGTACATTTCTCACCATGTGCTTAAGGTTGTGCACAATGTGGTTATGAAACTGGATTTTTAGTTGATCCACTAAATCTGGAGGGTGTATTTGTTTAGACTTACCTAAAATGCACCAAACTTGTACATACTAAAtctttttgctgctttttttttttttttttttgctgttcacTCATACTGAAATTATGGTAACTTGAAATTGTAAGACGCAGTTAGTTTTGGGTCTGTCTGTTTAAAAATTACCATGAATTGTCATGTGCAGGGAGGAAGATAATTTCAGTAGATTAATGATATAGAATAATTTTGTAGCTTTGCACACTAAGCCAAAATACATAGTATGGAAGTGTCAAACTATTTGCAGCTCAAAACATTATCCATAGCTCACTGCCatgtttaaaatgcatttatcaGACACTTACCTCCACTATACCAGTTAATACCTGTCTGCCCTGACCAGTTGTGACATATCTTCAAAcagctgccatttaaaaaaaaccaaactgctCCCTTCTAAACTTGGTGGTTTTAAGCCTAATACTACCACCTCTCAGGCCTCAGGCCAGTATCAATCTTGTACCAGTGATAGGTTCACTTCTGCACAGTCAAGGCTACAAATTGAAGCAttataccagggctactcaactttggaagccccttgATACTCACAGCATGTTCTGAGGCccgtaacttaagtgtggttgcatatacataatatacatatacaaatagcttctttcacactgatgggcatgaatacaaagtttaaggcaagacaACACAACAAGCAGGCCCCATttgagtcagttctgctgatattaataaaatgcaatatttacctgatttccactcatgacagcacttttaatgagcaatgacagtccagaaacttaactactaaaatgtgtattaacagaaggccattatattgattacttttttgttttggctcccacctacaGGCCTGTTCTTAAACTTTAGGCCTTGGAAATAATATACACTCGCTATAAGTCTAAGAAATTCCAAATTTTTTTGAATGttccccacagctgacttccattgcGCAAAttagggggttttttttggcatgaCTTAAgactgggaaaggggaggacttAATGCTTtggttcctacaagtgtcaacgaCTAGTGCAGAATGGATATATACTAGGGTGACAAAGCAAGGACAGGGTAACTTGGCTTTACAGCCAGGGGATATGAAAAATACTACCAGTAAAAATAAATTCTTATTCATGATAATGTAACTTTAAGAACTATTTGGAATAATCTTAATAGCTCATTTTACAGCTTTGCTACTTGTAGTCGTCCCAAATTTGGGTTGATAAATCCTTCATGCCACATTGATTTATTCAGTTATCTGTAGAAAATTTAAGATGCTATGATCTGTTTAAATAAAATTTCAGTACAGAGTGAGATTTAAGCAGATCTCTAGACAGGCAAAAAAAAGGGGTCTTCTGCTTAGCTAGTTCAAACTTCTTTAAAAGTGACCCATGATAGTTTACATATTACATGGCCCAGTTTAAAAGTTCAGGATTTTTCTCAAACACCGTAACACTTAGTTTAGTTTCAAAAGTATGAAGCTTCAACAAAAAGCCCTGGCCAAAAACTCTCATGACCCACACCTGGTCTTTGCTTTATCTTCCATTGACACCAGTGGGAGTTTTAAGCAGTTACTGGGGTCAAGAATCCATCTTGAAGATTGGGAAACTGCTGGTCTCTagaattaggtttttttttaaatgtggttttTCACTTTGAAATTGTAGCATATTGGACGGCTTATAGGTACCCCCTAAAAATGCTCACAGTCCTGCACTCTGGTAAAACTAGAACTTTGTTGTTTCTAACTACCGTGATAAGAAGCTACTTAGGAcgcaaaatcctgtttaatcagttaaccaggaTCCTATAGGCTGGGCTTCTGGTTACTGGTAAGTATCACTGGGTGATGCTTATGGGTAACAAATTACATCTGTGTTAGCTACTAGAATATGGCTTTTTATGTGTGTGTATCTgaatgtacattttttttaaatgcaggagACAAAATGAGTGGGTGGATGGGTGGAATCAAATTTGAGTCTTCAGGACCTAGCTTAAATATATAATATGGGGCCACCTTCTCACATCCTATCCAATCTCACCATCAGTTATGGTAGCATCTTTCTGACCAAAAATATACCATTTTAGTCTAGAAAATCTAAGGGTGAAGTATATTGCATGGGGAGTGTATATATATAAATCAGAATAAAGATCACTTACCACCTCATAGCTTAGAAATATGCTTTAAAGCCTATTGAACACTTTAGgatatcactttttaaaaatataaagcagGCCCAGGCTTTTAATGAAGagccttgtgatttttgggtgctCAATTTGAAATCCTCTTAGCAGTACTTGATTTTTCAGTGTGTGTTAAGCACTCACCCCAAGAAAAATCAGCTCTCACTAAGGTGTCTTAAGTTGGGTACCCACAAAATACTGGCCAGTCTTGAAAATCTTGATAGAGATTCTCAAATTGTTCATTTGAGGACTGATAGCTTGTCACTGGCCACATTCATGATTAGTTATAAAAATTCTCAATTACATCCCTAAGTGTTAAATATATCATTAAAATCTAGATTAAGGCGGCTTTAGTTTTTAGCATAGGTGAAACTTATAATCACTTCCCCCCCATTGCACTTTCAAAATGGCtaaatattttctatttctgTAAATAGGACTTGATTTAATCAATGCTTCCCCCTTTCCCAAAGGTTTTATCATTGTCTCAAAAGCAATTAACTCTGAACATCTCTAAAATGACTGCAAGTAGCCATTTATGGCACTCTGGTATCTTAACTGTGTGCTTTGTGTAGACGCTACTATAGTATCTCTCTTTATATAGGTACCAAGCACTAATGTATCTAATACATTGAACTTGCcatgcaaataatttttttccccactgaacTTCTTGTAGGTGCGTCTTCAAGTCCAAAGTATAGAGAAGCCTCTCTACCGTGGGACCTTCCACTGCTTTCAGTCTATAATTAGACAGGAATCAGTAAGTAGCCAACTTTTTATATAACGACAGATGCATTTAATGAGATTAGATAAATGGTACTGTTATAAACAGTTAAGTGTTTGCACCAAAAATTCATACCAGATTGACAAAGCATTGGAACTAATCTAGACCTGAAAAGAACTGGAACTGAAGCCACAATGCAGCTGTCAGTGACAGCCACACCATGACCCAGCTCCAGCTGCTACAGCGTGGGCTGTGGTGTGGCTGATCCTGGGATCATGCAGCCCACCCCTGCAGCCCACCCCAGGAGTGACCGGGCAGCCACTAGCCCCGTGGCAGTTGCCCTGGGAACAGCCAGGAAGGTGAGCGCTGCTGCACAAGGAAGTAGGCGGAAATAGGCACACACCTAGGGAACTCCCAGCATCTCCCAAAAGAGACCTATTTGGTTCCCTTGTGAGCCATAGGTTGGTGACCCCTGCAGTCAGACATGGTCTCTCAGTGGGGCATGGAGGAACATTCAGGGAGGCACATAGCAGGCCTAGGCCAGCCTCTACAGGGTGGCAAGGATGGAGCACTGAAGCTTTGCTCTACCCCTAAAAAGCTCCTCTAAGCCAATTGTGCAGTAACAGGATGCAGACAGGAAAATTTCAGGCACtgacttgaagtctttaaacaaAGATTGGAAGTCTCTCTGAAACTCTAATTCAACCACAAGTTACTAGTTTGGACACACACATAGCCGAGTAAAATATGGCTTGTGTAGGCAGGAAGTCAGACCAGATGGTCAGTTGGCACTGCAATCAGTAACTTTAAACATTTAACTGGCACTGGCCTTCTACAGAGATGCTTTTTAGAGTGCTAGCTGTTGATCAGACTGCTGCCTTAATGCAAACAAAGTGAATCTCTCCCCCTACCAGACATTTTGAGAAGTCAACGCAACAGTAGTATTGGAACTGTAGAAGCGCTTATTTTTCTGTGCCATCTTAGAAAATCATTTCACTATTCTTAAATagctatttgtttttaattttattttctaggCATTTGGACTTTATAAAGGTATTGGGTCACCAATGATGGGACTTACCTTCATTAATGCACTTGTTTTTGGCGTTCAGGGAAACACCATTCGTGCTCTTGGAAAAGACACTCCTCTAAATCAGTTTCTTGCAGGTTCAGCAGCAGGAGCCATTCAGTGTGTTATCTGCTGTCCTATGGAGTTAGCTAAGACAAGAATGCAACTTCAGGGAACAGGTGAATACAATCTAAAGTCAAAGAATTACAAGAATTCTCTGGACTGCTTGGTTAAAATCTACCAAAAGGAAGGCTTGAGAGGCATCAACAAGGGCATGGTTTCCACATTCCTAAGAGAGACACCAAGCTTTGGCTTTTACTTCCTGACATACGACTCTTTGACCAGATACTTAGGTTGTGAAGTGGAGGATAGTTACATCATCCCCAAACTGTTGTTGGCTGGAGGAATGTCAGGAATTGTATCCTGGCTGTCAACCTACCCTGTGGATGTGATCAAGTCCCGGCTTCAGGCAGATGGAGTCGGAGGAATTGTTCAATACAATGGAATACTGGACTGCATTAGAAAGAGTTACCATGAGGAAGGTTTGAGAGTATTTACAAGGGGTCTTACATCTACACTTCTCCGAGCTTTTCCGGTCAATGCAGCTACTTTTGCCACTGTAACAGTCTTCCTTATGTATATGAGGTCAGAAGAGAATCTACGTGAATGTGAGCCAGGTCCAGCAATCCAGCAGCCTTCAAGCTTATGAATTCATTGTTCGGTGATCTAACATCTGTTACATGTTTATTTTCTGTTAATCTTATGGGGCTTTTTGTAAACGTTTTATCTATATAGAGTTTACACAATTTATCTGTATAAAAGCTGTTACTTAGGATTTCATCTCATCACTTCTGTAAGCAGTTTGCCTTTAATGATCAAAGTGTTAAAATGCAGGCAATGTATAGATCTGACTTTAGAAACATACTGTACAGACACTGCTGCCATATCGCTACATGTGGTCTGAAGAATCTCATCTCTAACCAGGTTTTCTTCCAATCAGGTTTTGAATGACCAAGTAGATAATATTTGAATAAAAGAgcattttttttgtatttgacaGGGACACCTGTAGCCTTCATGTCCTGTTTTATACTATGCTGCAGGTGGTAGTGATAACTTACATGTTTTAAGACATATGGCTGAGGGCTACTGTCTCCTATGCTATTGTAAATTTCACTTTAGTTAAGTAGCCAGCCTAGTTTATTAGTCCATTAAAACTGGATCTGTTCCATAAAACTTCTCTTCCTTTTATACAGTTGTTTcattgtgcttaaagggaacattCAAATCCCCCTACATGTTTCTTTAAATTGCAGTTAAGACTCAAGGCAGGTGAGATTGAGAGCATGATTTGCCTCTGCCTTCCACTTTATTCATTTGTGTGTTTGCATGGCATGTTAACTGGTTTTAGTGCAAGCAGCTTTCATTCTTCTGGGGAGCTTTATGTAACTACATGTCACTCCCACCATTCTCAGAATAGGCAATATGGCAGTCAGTGATACGTAACAGTCCTTTCTTTGTTACTGCTCAAATTATTAATATTAAACTGTTGGGTCACTTGTATAGAGTCACTTTTACATAGAGGTGGAGGCTCCATACTCCATAGAGGAGTAATGGATGGAGGTGTTACGCTGAAATGCCTAAAATGAGATTAGGGTTTGATGGTGGCAAATTTTAATCTGCACAATCCTAGTTTACTTTGCATTTGGTTACAGCACCTGGAAATGAAGTCATACTGAAAAGGCTTCTGGGGAACCTTTTGTTATCCATGGTAATTCTTAGTGTGCTTCAGAGGGATTATTTTAGTGACTTTAAACAGTTGAAGTTTGTAATAAGAACCACAATTGTATGGCACAAAAATGGAGAAGGAGAAACACATTAAAAGCATCATGCTTGCTCATTGAGGTAGTGAATGTTGAACATGTTACTTCTGTTTGGGACAGGTGCAATATgtgtatgctttttaaaaaaacctttcagtTCATAGCATTTTGTACTGTAACAAAATATACTGGAGAAACCTGTAAAGCTGGTATGTCTCTTTATACCTTGGAGGTATGTTGGGTGT encodes the following:
- the SLC25A29 gene encoding mitochondrial basic amino acids transporter, translating into MALDFLAGCVGGAAGVLVGHPFDTVKVRLQVQSIEKPLYRGTFHCFQSIIRQESAFGLYKGIGSPMMGLTFINALVFGVQGNTIRALGKDTPLNQFLAGSAAGAIQCVICCPMELAKTRMQLQGTGEYNLKSKNYKNSLDCLVKIYQKEGLRGINKGMVSTFLRETPSFGFYFLTYDSLTRYLGCEVEDSYIIPKLLLAGGMSGIVSWLSTYPVDVIKSRLQADGVGGIVQYNGILDCIRKSYHEEGLRVFTRGLTSTLLRAFPVNAATFATVTVFLMYMRSEENLRECEPGPAIQQPSSL